From a single Devosia litorisediminis genomic region:
- a CDS encoding amino acid ABC transporter permease, whose translation MTYIPRKPSIFARTPWWLMAILLLFVLGYWGIANDAGYAQIFNAISGGLVTTLWVTGVAFTAATLLGLLVALGRTSDNRILRELASFYVEIIRGIPVLVFLFYVAFVGAPGMVAALNWLLQPFDAAITIRQFDFAWRAIVALSVCYSAFIAEIFRAGIESVDRGQLEAARSLGLSRWKCFRLITAPQALRTILPPLANDFVSMIKDSALVSALGVQDITQLGKVYSSGTFKFFETYNVVALLYLTLTISLSLLVRLLERHLRQKRN comes from the coding sequence ATGACCTATATCCCGCGCAAGCCGTCGATCTTTGCCCGCACGCCATGGTGGCTCATGGCCATCCTGTTGCTCTTCGTGCTGGGTTATTGGGGCATCGCCAACGATGCCGGCTATGCCCAGATCTTCAACGCCATCTCGGGTGGTCTGGTGACCACACTCTGGGTCACCGGCGTTGCCTTTACCGCGGCCACACTGCTTGGTCTGCTGGTGGCGCTGGGCCGCACCTCTGACAATCGCATCCTGCGCGAACTGGCCAGCTTCTATGTCGAGATCATTCGCGGCATTCCCGTGCTGGTCTTCCTGTTTTATGTCGCCTTTGTCGGCGCCCCCGGCATGGTCGCCGCGCTCAACTGGCTGCTGCAGCCCTTCGATGCCGCCATCACCATCCGCCAGTTCGACTTCGCCTGGCGCGCCATTGTGGCGCTGAGTGTCTGCTATTCCGCCTTCATCGCCGAGATATTTCGCGCCGGCATCGAATCCGTTGATCGCGGCCAGCTTGAGGCGGCCCGTTCGCTCGGTCTGAGCCGCTGGAAGTGCTTTCGCCTGATCACCGCGCCCCAGGCCCTGCGCACTATTCTGCCGCCGCTGGCCAATGACTTCGTCTCCATGATCAAGGACAGCGCGCTGGTCTCGGCCCTGGGCGTGCAGGACATCACCCAGCTGGGCAAGGTTTACTCATCGGGAACCTTCAAGTTCTTCGAGACCTATAACGTGGTGGCACTGCTCTATCTCACGCTGACCATTTCGCTGTCGCTACTCGTCCGCCTTCTCGAGCGCCATCTGCGCCAAAAGCGGAACTGA
- a CDS encoding CreA family protein has protein sequence MNRLAAIALTATLAVTLAACGDSREVGSVGVDWTGNDIAIDALADPEVEGVVCHLAYFNRSFIDRVSQGNWFEDPSYSALDCSVTGPITIGDIATKSGGEEIFKEGRSLVWKSLRVTRVYDAANNSLIYLAHAREIQQGSGKMSLSVIPLATEQVVWTNGAPARPAAQ, from the coding sequence ATGAACCGTCTTGCCGCCATCGCCCTGACCGCCACGCTTGCCGTTACACTTGCCGCCTGTGGCGATAGCCGCGAGGTTGGCAGCGTCGGGGTCGACTGGACCGGCAATGACATTGCCATCGACGCGCTGGCCGATCCCGAGGTCGAGGGCGTTGTCTGCCATCTGGCCTATTTCAACCGCTCTTTCATCGATCGCGTCAGCCAGGGTAACTGGTTCGAGGATCCCTCCTATTCCGCGCTCGATTGCTCGGTTACCGGCCCCATCACCATCGGCGATATTGCCACCAAGAGCGGAGGCGAGGAGATCTTCAAGGAAGGCCGTTCGCTGGTCTGGAAGTCGCTGCGCGTAACCCGCGTCTATGATGCGGCCAACAATTCGCTGATCTATCTCGCCCATGCCCGCGAAATCCAGCAGGGCAGTGGCAAGATGAGCCTGTCGGTCATTCCACTCGCCACCGAGCAGGTCGTCTGGACCAATGGCGCACCCGCCCGTCCGGCCGCCCAGTAG
- a CDS encoding peroxiredoxin, which produces MSILIGDTAPDFTADSSEGPIHFHDYIEGSWAVLFSHPKNFTPVCTTELGFTAKLKPEFDKRGVKVLGLSVDKLEDHAGWAKDIEETQGTALNFPLLADTDGSVARKYDMIHPNADNSLTVRSVFVIGPDKKVKLKIEYPASTGRNFNEVLRVIDSLQLTAKHQVATPVNWENGDDVIIVPAVSNDAAKAKFPEGWKELKPYLRIVPQPRD; this is translated from the coding sequence ATGTCCATTTTGATTGGCGACACCGCCCCCGATTTCACCGCTGATTCCAGCGAAGGCCCGATCCATTTCCACGATTACATTGAAGGCTCCTGGGCTGTGCTGTTCAGCCATCCCAAGAATTTCACCCCGGTTTGCACCACGGAACTGGGCTTCACCGCCAAGCTCAAGCCTGAATTCGACAAGCGTGGCGTCAAGGTTCTCGGCCTTTCGGTCGACAAGCTCGAAGATCATGCCGGCTGGGCCAAGGACATCGAGGAAACCCAGGGCACCGCGCTCAATTTCCCGCTTCTGGCTGACACCGATGGATCAGTGGCGCGCAAGTACGACATGATCCACCCCAATGCCGACAACTCGCTGACCGTGCGCTCGGTCTTCGTCATCGGGCCCGACAAGAAGGTCAAGCTCAAGATCGAGTATCCGGCATCGACGGGCCGCAACTTCAATGAAGTCCTGCGCGTCATCGACAGCCTGCAGTTGACCGCCAAGCATCAGGTCGCCACCCCGGTGAACTGGGAGAACGGCGACGACGTCATCATCGTCCCTGCCGTCAGCAATGATGCGGCCAAGGCGAAATTCCCCGAGGGCTGGAAGGAACTCAAGCCCTATCTGCGCATTGTTCCCCAGCCCCGCGATTGA
- a CDS encoding GGDEF domain-containing protein, which produces MRRLITWLTFADADMTIARAQLQELQNHLPLLYSLLISSAALLAWTYFDFAPLWMTLGTLAFVAAVCLSRIPFWIRLRALEISENDVLRHLRRTIWLSGVMAVLFIGWAMLLDGYGTAHEHAYSAIFIATTVICSMFCLMHLPQAATMVVLVVTPVYVGYYAYVGVDQVFFAISLNVVLVVLVMMKVLFRAFDTFTTMIRARTEITARHDEVEKLNAENERLANTDALTGLTNRRHFFAELRRWIADDGARFTLVLLDFDQFKPINDNYGHPAGDRLLAGIGDRLNKLCSADVVVSRLGGDEFGMLIRLDGLSTDQCVQRAHAAVTTPVQVCADRLSVGCSIGCARFPTGARTAEELFNQADQALYVNKRASKPEPGVHAAV; this is translated from the coding sequence ATGCGCAGACTGATCACTTGGCTCACATTTGCCGACGCAGATATGACCATTGCCCGGGCACAATTGCAGGAGCTGCAGAACCATCTGCCCCTGCTCTATAGCCTGCTGATCTCAAGTGCCGCGCTGCTGGCCTGGACCTATTTCGATTTCGCGCCGCTCTGGATGACTCTGGGCACGCTGGCCTTCGTCGCCGCAGTCTGCCTGTCGCGCATTCCCTTCTGGATACGCCTGCGCGCGCTCGAAATATCGGAGAACGATGTGCTGCGCCATCTGCGCCGCACCATCTGGCTTTCGGGCGTAATGGCCGTGTTGTTCATCGGCTGGGCCATGCTGCTCGACGGCTATGGCACCGCCCATGAGCACGCCTATTCCGCAATTTTTATTGCCACTACCGTCATCTGCAGCATGTTCTGCCTGATGCATCTGCCCCAGGCGGCTACCATGGTCGTGCTCGTGGTGACCCCGGTTTATGTCGGCTACTACGCCTATGTCGGGGTCGATCAGGTGTTCTTTGCCATCTCGCTCAATGTGGTGCTGGTGGTGCTGGTGATGATGAAGGTGCTGTTCCGCGCCTTTGATACCTTTACCACCATGATCCGCGCGCGCACCGAGATCACCGCGCGCCATGATGAGGTGGAAAAGCTTAATGCGGAAAACGAGCGTCTTGCCAATACCGATGCGCTGACCGGGCTGACCAATCGCCGCCATTTCTTTGCTGAACTACGCCGCTGGATTGCCGATGATGGTGCCCGGTTCACCCTGGTCCTGCTCGACTTCGATCAGTTCAAACCCATCAACGACAATTACGGCCACCCCGCCGGCGATCGCCTGCTGGCCGGCATTGGTGATCGCCTCAACAAGTTGTGCAGCGCCGATGTGGTGGTCTCGCGCCTGGGCGGCGACGAGTTCGGCATGCTGATCCGGCTTGATGGCCTTTCCACCGACCAGTGCGTGCAACGCGCCCACGCCGCTGTCACCACGCCGGTGCAGGTCTGTGCCGACCGGCTGTCGGTCGGGTGCTCGATTGGTTGTGCCCGTTTCCCCACCGGCGCGCGCACGGCAGAGGAACTGTTCAACCAGGCCGATCAGGCCCTTTATGTGAACAAGCGCGCCAGCAAGCCCGAGCCGGGCGTCCACGCCGCTGTCTAG
- a CDS encoding chemotaxis protein CheW, whose protein sequence is MSTAMEFEVAEGGQDSVLAGPANQFVTFSAGDKGYGVDIMAVREIRSWSPTTELPDGSYSACGVLDIRGTVVEVHDLSAMLGGQRLQPEPGHVVLVVSLGETNVGILVDSVSDIIFAKDDEFRAAPNSGGDPDSAKVSRLVRQEDRLIAILNLQALFPYASMH, encoded by the coding sequence ATGAGCACAGCAATGGAATTTGAGGTCGCCGAGGGCGGACAGGACAGCGTTCTCGCCGGTCCCGCCAACCAGTTCGTGACCTTTTCGGCTGGCGACAAGGGCTATGGCGTGGACATTATGGCGGTGCGCGAAATTCGCAGCTGGTCGCCGACCACCGAACTGCCTGATGGATCCTATTCGGCCTGTGGCGTGCTCGACATTCGCGGCACCGTGGTTGAAGTGCACGACCTTTCGGCCATGCTGGGCGGACAGCGCCTGCAGCCAGAACCCGGGCATGTGGTGCTTGTGGTATCGCTGGGCGAAACCAATGTCGGCATTCTGGTGGATTCGGTTTCCGACATTATCTTTGCCAAGGACGATGAATTCCGCGCCGCCCCAAACAGCGGCGGTGATCCCGACAGCGCCAAGGTTTCGCGCCTGGTGCGCCAGGAAGACCGGCTGATCGCGATTTTGAACCTGCAGGCGCTCTTCCCCTACGCCAGCATGCACTGA
- a CDS encoding MFS transporter — protein MTDQSESTGRWAEVFGPRYATVTLILCLGVALLAFNVFLTSTALPTAVQELNGVALISWALTLFLVFAIMGGAGAALLKQLLGARVALLSAAAVFMAGSLVCAGASNMETVLIGRILQGLGEGVVAAICFALIPELFPSRLVPKVFGMQAVVWAVAAFGGPLGAGILTEFISWRAAFLVSVPLAIIFAAMVWRVVPNSKGAPQDNADFPGVRLLMVGSGIMLVALASLSLPLQAAGLLVGAMALLSGMVVLDRRARTRLMPPDAFWPGSVVGSGLWVVLLMPVAGAMSAVYLVLLLQQLWGYGPTLAGATAAVLSVAWSLSAIAVANVRRIETRRALIISGPMLLGVGLLAVLAGLLNDQVALVVAGQLSVGAGFGMANGYLSLTLMEAARSGERDRVSAMVPTTQSAGNAIGAALAGVAANLAGYAQAVSVTAIEQAIIPVFVLAASMAALGFVAAVRMTRLMGASPQSAAVTP, from the coding sequence ATGACTGACCAGAGCGAGAGCACGGGACGCTGGGCCGAAGTGTTCGGACCACGCTACGCGACCGTGACGCTGATCCTGTGTCTGGGCGTGGCGCTGCTGGCGTTTAATGTCTTCCTGACCTCGACTGCGCTGCCGACTGCCGTTCAGGAGCTGAATGGGGTGGCGCTGATCAGTTGGGCGCTGACACTGTTTCTGGTGTTTGCCATTATGGGGGGCGCCGGAGCCGCCCTGCTCAAGCAATTGCTGGGCGCCCGAGTTGCGCTGCTGAGCGCGGCAGCAGTTTTCATGGCGGGATCGCTGGTCTGCGCCGGGGCCTCCAATATGGAGACCGTGCTGATCGGACGCATTCTGCAGGGGCTGGGCGAAGGCGTAGTCGCCGCGATCTGCTTTGCGCTGATCCCCGAACTGTTCCCCTCCCGGCTGGTGCCCAAGGTGTTTGGCATGCAGGCCGTGGTCTGGGCAGTTGCCGCTTTTGGCGGGCCGTTGGGCGCGGGCATTCTGACCGAGTTCATTTCATGGCGGGCGGCGTTTTTGGTAAGCGTGCCGCTGGCGATCATTTTTGCCGCCATGGTTTGGCGCGTGGTGCCCAACAGCAAAGGAGCACCACAGGACAACGCGGACTTCCCCGGCGTTCGCCTGTTGATGGTGGGCAGCGGTATCATGCTGGTGGCCCTGGCCAGCCTGAGTCTGCCCTTGCAGGCGGCTGGGCTACTGGTGGGTGCGATGGCCCTGCTCTCAGGCATGGTCGTGCTGGACCGGCGTGCCCGCACCCGATTGATGCCGCCCGATGCGTTCTGGCCGGGCTCAGTAGTGGGGAGCGGGCTGTGGGTGGTATTGCTGATGCCCGTGGCTGGCGCCATGTCGGCGGTTTACCTGGTACTGTTGCTGCAGCAATTGTGGGGCTACGGGCCAACGCTGGCCGGCGCGACAGCGGCCGTGCTGTCGGTGGCATGGAGCCTGTCGGCCATTGCGGTGGCTAATGTGCGCCGGATCGAAACGCGGCGCGCGCTGATCATCAGCGGGCCGATGCTGCTGGGCGTGGGTTTGCTGGCGGTGCTGGCGGGCCTGCTCAACGATCAGGTGGCGCTGGTTGTCGCCGGACAACTGTCCGTCGGGGCCGGGTTTGGGATGGCCAATGGCTATCTCAGCCTCACATTGATGGAAGCCGCGCGCAGCGGCGAACGCGACCGTGTGTCCGCCATGGTACCGACCACCCAGTCGGCGGGTAATGCCATTGGCGCGGCGCTGGCGGGGGTAGCAGCCAATCTGGCTGGCTATGCCCAGGCGGTGAGCGTTACGGCAATCGAGCAGGCGATCATTCCGGTGTTCGTGCTGGCCGCCAGCATGGCAGCGTTGGGCTTTGTGGCCGCGGTGCGCATGACCCGGCTGATGGGCGCTTCACCCCAGTCGGCGGCGGTAACGCCCTAG
- a CDS encoding MmcQ/YjbR family DNA-binding protein gives MTVTDSALMDRTGFEAFVLSLPGVTLVHQWGNASVAKVGDKIFALLSGWATDGDLRLSFKCSPMSYDLLPELEQVRPAPYLARAKWVQVLPGAPLSSDELQAYVREAHRLVAAKLTRKRQAELGLEALIAAGPQKS, from the coding sequence ATGACTGTCACCGATAGCGCATTGATGGACCGGACGGGCTTTGAAGCATTTGTGCTGAGCCTGCCCGGCGTAACGCTGGTGCATCAATGGGGCAATGCCAGCGTCGCCAAGGTCGGGGACAAGATATTTGCGCTGCTATCGGGCTGGGCCACCGATGGCGATCTGAGGTTGAGCTTCAAGTGCTCCCCGATGAGCTATGACCTGCTGCCCGAACTCGAACAGGTTCGCCCTGCCCCTTATCTGGCACGTGCCAAATGGGTGCAGGTTTTGCCAGGGGCGCCACTGAGCAGCGATGAACTGCAAGCCTATGTGCGCGAGGCGCATCGGCTGGTCGCCGCAAAGCTGACGCGCAAGCGTCAGGCCGAACTGGGTCTGGAAGCGCTTATTGCGGCAGGACCACAAAAGTCCTGA
- the msrA gene encoding peptide-methionine (S)-S-oxide reductase MsrA, with protein MFFKSKPTSIPSAAEALPGRDTQMPVAATHFVNGEALKGPYPEGAETIYVALGCFWGAERLFWEIPGVIVTAVGYQGGSTPNPSYDETCSGKTGHTEAVKVVFDPAKVSLDSLLKTFWEEHDPTQGMRQGNDVGTQYRSAIYTTTDAQAEIVDQSRAAYQKALSAKGLGAITTEIRPAPEFYYAETYHQQYLAKNPAGYCGLQGTGVSCPIGLGVSAA; from the coding sequence ATGTTCTTCAAATCCAAGCCGACCAGTATCCCGTCCGCTGCCGAGGCTCTACCCGGCCGCGACACCCAAATGCCTGTTGCCGCTACGCATTTCGTCAATGGCGAAGCGCTCAAGGGCCCCTATCCCGAAGGTGCCGAAACCATCTATGTGGCTTTGGGCTGTTTCTGGGGCGCCGAGCGGTTGTTCTGGGAGATCCCGGGGGTCATCGTGACGGCGGTGGGCTATCAGGGCGGCTCCACGCCCAACCCAAGCTATGATGAGACCTGCTCAGGGAAAACCGGGCATACCGAGGCGGTTAAGGTGGTTTTCGACCCTGCCAAGGTGAGCCTGGACAGCCTGCTCAAGACATTCTGGGAAGAGCACGACCCGACCCAGGGGATGCGGCAGGGCAATGATGTGGGCACGCAGTATCGTTCGGCGATCTATACGACCACCGATGCCCAGGCCGAAATAGTGGACCAGAGCCGCGCTGCCTACCAAAAAGCCCTGAGCGCCAAAGGCTTGGGCGCGATCACCACCGAGATCAGGCCTGCGCCCGAATTCTACTATGCCGAAACCTATCACCAGCAATATCTGGCCAAGAACCCGGCTGGTTATTGCGGGTTGCAGGGGACCGGGGTGAGTTGCCCGATCGGGCTGGGCGTTTCTGCTGCCTAG
- a CDS encoding glycoside hydrolase family 38 C-terminal domain-containing protein, giving the protein MTSSADGNQPLLHLIGNAHLDPVWLWRWQEGCAEAIGTCWAAIDRLEEGDGFVFTKGEAHIYAWIEELDPALFARIQHFVAEKRWVVVNGWWIQPDCNVPSGESVIRQALYGKRYFAEKFGVTVPTGYNVDSFGHPSTFPMLLQHTGSTSYSFMRPGPHEMDLPAELFTWASPDGSEVTAFRIQGAYNTSKREMPLPQKIDLHQQKIAESGHAFMCFYGVGNHGGAPTIENIEEIERRLVAGENLKFSDPETFFDEVPKAGLPVVASALQFHAIGCYAVASSLKTLNRKAESLLEQAEAAATLASRECNIAYPRQDFEMLWRRLLFNQFHDTLGGTSLESACVDSERELNWVIAGAEDLLNGAVRRLGNIIARPVDPTDSTFLVMNFNGSPARGLVEAEPWVDKDNVSRRVLLDETGASIPFQYSDPHGKTTALQRITFPIDLPAYGYRVLRFRVDADKGISAPGVSFGVRSQTLSFDTNGYGLTIDPESGAISRLVNKANGVALLSGAGHQAIIVEDATDTWSHGTDRFGFAGAAMQLQSVSTIEAGPVRTVVKVVSTCENSTLSTIIVLPEDGALPVQLRVHLDWRHKRHLLRLAYPLAATRFEYEVAAGWEDNADDGREIAGQRWVRASANGHDIAIVNDAKYSYAAQDGTLYITAVRAPVFAHHDPVELEPDAHYRFMDQGEQAFTIELFGAPTISRQQAATMADLLNKPVITTPHVARTGTRAHAGQWLAVDSQSSAVGTLKLAEDSDDLIIRAVELNGQADTLAVAGQTTAISPRGITTARLSATGLQRATGLEEI; this is encoded by the coding sequence ATGACCTCTTCCGCCGATGGCAATCAGCCTCTTCTACACCTGATCGGCAATGCCCATCTGGATCCGGTCTGGTTGTGGCGATGGCAGGAAGGGTGCGCCGAAGCTATCGGCACCTGCTGGGCGGCCATCGACAGGCTGGAAGAGGGTGACGGCTTTGTCTTCACCAAGGGCGAAGCGCATATCTACGCCTGGATCGAGGAACTTGACCCTGCGCTGTTCGCGCGCATTCAGCACTTTGTCGCCGAGAAGCGCTGGGTGGTGGTCAATGGCTGGTGGATCCAGCCGGACTGCAACGTCCCATCGGGTGAATCGGTGATCCGACAGGCTCTGTACGGCAAGCGGTATTTTGCCGAGAAATTCGGTGTCACCGTTCCCACTGGCTACAATGTCGACAGCTTCGGACACCCCAGCACCTTCCCCATGCTGCTCCAACATACCGGCTCGACCAGCTACAGCTTCATGCGCCCGGGCCCCCATGAAATGGACCTGCCTGCCGAGCTGTTCACCTGGGCTTCGCCGGACGGCTCCGAAGTCACCGCCTTTCGCATTCAGGGGGCCTACAACACCTCCAAGCGCGAAATGCCGCTGCCCCAAAAGATCGATCTGCATCAGCAAAAAATCGCCGAGAGCGGCCATGCCTTCATGTGCTTTTATGGCGTGGGCAATCATGGCGGCGCGCCAACAATCGAGAACATTGAAGAGATCGAACGCCGTCTGGTCGCCGGCGAGAACCTCAAGTTCTCCGACCCGGAGACTTTCTTTGACGAAGTCCCCAAGGCCGGCCTGCCGGTAGTCGCGAGCGCGCTGCAGTTTCATGCCATTGGCTGCTACGCGGTGGCATCCTCGCTCAAGACGCTCAATCGCAAGGCTGAAAGCCTGCTCGAGCAGGCCGAGGCAGCTGCGACGCTGGCGAGCCGCGAATGCAACATAGCCTACCCCCGGCAGGATTTCGAAATGCTGTGGCGGCGCCTGCTGTTCAATCAGTTTCACGACACGCTGGGCGGCACGAGCCTTGAAAGCGCGTGCGTGGATTCCGAGCGCGAGCTGAACTGGGTGATTGCCGGCGCCGAGGACCTGCTCAACGGCGCTGTCCGCCGGCTGGGCAACATCATTGCTCGCCCTGTGGATCCGACCGACTCGACTTTTTTGGTGATGAACTTCAACGGCAGCCCGGCTCGCGGTCTGGTCGAAGCCGAGCCGTGGGTGGACAAGGACAATGTTTCGCGCCGTGTGCTGCTGGACGAGACGGGCGCGTCGATCCCGTTCCAGTATAGTGACCCTCATGGCAAGACGACGGCGCTGCAACGCATCACCTTCCCGATCGACCTGCCGGCCTATGGCTATCGGGTGCTCCGTTTCCGCGTTGATGCCGACAAGGGTATCTCAGCGCCGGGCGTCAGCTTCGGCGTACGCAGCCAGACACTGAGCTTCGACACCAATGGCTACGGGCTGACAATTGACCCGGAAAGTGGCGCTATTTCGCGGCTGGTGAACAAGGCCAATGGCGTCGCGCTGCTTTCCGGGGCTGGACATCAGGCGATTATCGTCGAGGACGCGACCGACACCTGGAGCCACGGCACGGACCGCTTTGGTTTTGCTGGCGCGGCGATGCAATTGCAGTCGGTTTCCACCATAGAGGCGGGGCCGGTCCGCACGGTGGTCAAGGTGGTCAGCACCTGCGAGAACAGCACGCTGAGCACGATCATCGTGCTCCCTGAGGATGGCGCCCTGCCCGTGCAATTGCGCGTGCATCTCGATTGGCGCCACAAGCGCCATCTGCTTCGCCTGGCCTATCCACTGGCGGCGACACGCTTTGAATATGAAGTGGCCGCCGGCTGGGAAGACAATGCTGATGACGGGCGCGAAATTGCCGGCCAACGCTGGGTACGCGCCAGCGCCAACGGGCACGACATCGCCATCGTCAACGACGCCAAATACTCCTACGCGGCGCAGGATGGCACGCTCTACATCACAGCGGTGCGGGCGCCGGTCTTTGCCCACCACGACCCGGTCGAACTCGAACCCGACGCCCATTACCGCTTTATGGATCAGGGCGAGCAGGCCTTCACCATTGAACTATTCGGCGCGCCCACGATTAGCCGTCAGCAGGCGGCAACCATGGCTGACCTCCTGAACAAGCCCGTGATCACTACGCCGCACGTTGCGCGCACGGGTACACGGGCGCATGCCGGGCAATGGCTGGCGGTCGACAGCCAATCAAGCGCCGTGGGCACCTTGAAGCTGGCCGAAGACAGCGACGATTTGATTATCCGGGCGGTCGAACTGAATGGTCAGGCCGACACGCTGGCTGTCGCCGGCCAGACAACAGCGATATCCCCACGCGGCATCACCACCGCCCGCCTGAGCGCCACCGGCCTACAGCGCGCAACGGGTCTGGAAGAAATCTAA